Proteins from a genomic interval of Bacteroidales bacterium:
- a CDS encoding TonB-dependent receptor — translation MRNKQYYRFQYCFGMLLFLFFGVINVTAQTISGVVTDNTTGEPLVGVVIVNKLDNRQSVYTDNYGKYTINVAANSTLVFSYIGYTSQEINVGDQVIINVALSENVELIDEVVVIGYGSIKKKDLTGAVSVIKSESLRDRSSSNVISSLRGLASGVKVTSSGLPGQSAFITIRGLGSLTNNSPLFIIDGLIGSSDVHINVSDIESVQILKDASSAAIYGSRAANGVVIITTKQGQKGPLKVEFDANLTVSWLPRYDLMDAETWKHFDDMAYDEAILSGVAGVLRRQNHYDGNSDWQKEMLRTGILHNYNVSFSGGSDWGKYFVSLNRMIDEGALYSTGYDRYAFRVNSSGKKGIFSYGENFFFSTSNRKNLNGNPWSDFIAISPTIPVYDETHPGGYGYGDPDRANNYGRNLVAMQELFVQDNPEKFLRGNIYGQISLFNMVSAKLNVSYSSYLGVTNTLRKRGNWTMGQGSDEPYISFESYRSDGVVIEQTYDFKHKFGKHDIDAVAGISYDMFKSNSNWTTKQTPLTIGDKYIESIGSATGSTAGGGGYEKAALISYFGRLNYSYDDRYLLQATMRRDGTSRLPQNTRWGTFASFSLGWRICKEAFFNVPFINDLKIRANYGTLGSSNIGYWDYQETINIAPRAVFGSPEYQLVGMTQSRISNNNLVWEKNTQANIGLDAGFLNNRLNFTFEYFNSKSTDLLVYLPILMSSGNEGGNPAVNAASLRNTGIEIDLGWKDQIGKDFSYSASLNFSITRNKILDLGYGRTVYYESLSKAEIGQPLGMFYLYKMLGIFQSEADVQNYVSSQGKIIQPNALPGDIIYDDYNDDGIISSEDRQIVGNPWPAFEAGLSISAIYKSFDLSINGYGRFGYDVWNGSAAATVDFTGNQNNFNGIVPWTPERPVTNFPRIVYGDTRNSRGDQDRWLEDGSFYRISEISLGYTLPNLICAKIGIDNLRLGVTLQNLITFTKYSGLDPEFRDSGIFTLSSDGCSFPNPRAVLFSLSFMF, via the coding sequence ATGAGAAATAAACAGTATTATAGATTTCAATACTGTTTTGGAATGTTATTATTCCTGTTTTTTGGTGTCATTAATGTTACGGCACAGACCATTTCGGGTGTTGTCACCGATAACACTACAGGAGAGCCATTAGTGGGTGTTGTAATTGTAAATAAATTGGACAACAGGCAAAGCGTGTATACCGATAATTATGGTAAATATACTATAAATGTTGCAGCAAATTCAACATTAGTTTTTTCTTATATAGGATATACATCGCAAGAAATTAATGTTGGGGATCAGGTAATAATTAATGTGGCGCTCAGTGAGAATGTTGAATTAATTGATGAAGTAGTTGTTATTGGATATGGATCTATTAAGAAAAAGGACTTAACAGGTGCCGTGTCGGTTATCAAATCTGAGAGCTTGAGAGACCGGTCATCTTCAAATGTTATAAGTTCGTTGAGAGGACTTGCCTCTGGAGTAAAAGTTACTTCCAGCGGATTGCCTGGACAAAGCGCTTTTATAACTATACGCGGCTTGGGAAGTTTGACAAATAATAGTCCTTTGTTTATAATTGATGGGTTAATTGGAAGCTCGGATGTGCATATTAATGTTTCTGATATCGAATCTGTACAAATACTTAAAGATGCATCTTCTGCGGCTATTTATGGCTCGCGTGCAGCAAATGGGGTAGTAATTATTACTACTAAACAAGGACAAAAAGGTCCGTTAAAAGTTGAATTTGATGCAAACCTGACTGTTTCATGGCTGCCTCGTTATGACTTAATGGATGCCGAAACATGGAAGCATTTTGATGATATGGCTTATGATGAAGCTATACTTTCAGGAGTAGCGGGCGTTTTAAGGCGACAAAATCATTATGACGGAAATTCTGATTGGCAAAAAGAAATGTTGCGTACCGGCATACTTCACAATTACAATGTGTCATTTTCGGGAGGAAGCGACTGGGGAAAATATTTCGTTTCATTAAACAGGATGATAGATGAAGGAGCGCTTTACAGTACGGGTTATGACAGATATGCGTTCCGTGTGAATTCAAGCGGCAAAAAAGGTATTTTCTCTTACGGCGAGAATTTCTTCTTTTCGACATCAAACAGAAAAAATTTGAATGGGAATCCCTGGTCTGATTTTATTGCGATTTCGCCAACTATTCCTGTTTATGACGAAACACATCCCGGCGGATATGGCTATGGAGACCCCGACAGAGCAAATAATTACGGACGAAATCTTGTGGCCATGCAAGAATTATTTGTGCAGGATAATCCGGAAAAATTCCTCAGAGGTAATATTTATGGACAAATTTCATTGTTCAATATGGTCTCTGCAAAATTAAACGTATCCTATTCAAGTTATCTTGGCGTTACAAACACATTGCGGAAAAGAGGCAATTGGACTATGGGACAGGGAAGCGATGAGCCGTATATATCATTTGAAAGTTATCGTAGTGATGGCGTTGTGATAGAGCAAACGTATGACTTTAAACATAAATTCGGCAAACACGATATAGATGCTGTTGCCGGTATTAGTTATGATATGTTTAAAAGCAATTCTAACTGGACAACAAAACAAACGCCGTTAACCATAGGTGATAAATATATAGAATCTATAGGATCAGCAACTGGCTCCACTGCGGGCGGTGGGGGATATGAAAAAGCGGCTCTTATTTCTTATTTCGGGCGATTGAACTATTCGTACGATGATCGGTATTTATTACAGGCAACGATGCGTAGAGACGGGACATCACGGTTGCCCCAAAACACACGGTGGGGGACTTTTGCATCTTTTTCTTTGGGATGGAGAATATGCAAAGAAGCATTTTTTAATGTGCCATTTATTAACGATTTGAAGATAAGGGCAAATTACGGAACATTAGGCAGCAGCAACATAGGATACTGGGATTATCAAGAAACCATAAATATAGCTCCGCGTGCCGTATTTGGCTCACCCGAATATCAACTTGTTGGCATGACGCAATCGAGAATATCGAACAACAATCTTGTATGGGAAAAAAATACACAGGCAAACATAGGCTTGGATGCGGGCTTTCTCAATAACAGGCTAAATTTCACTTTCGAATATTTTAATTCTAAAAGTACGGATTTGTTGGTTTATTTGCCGATATTGATGTCTTCTGGAAATGAAGGCGGTAATCCGGCCGTAAATGCAGCAAGTTTGCGCAATACGGGGATAGAAATAGACTTAGGTTGGAAAGATCAAATAGGAAAAGATTTTTCTTATTCGGCATCACTTAATTTTTCAATTACGCGTAATAAAATACTTGATTTAGGCTATGGACGCACTGTATATTATGAGTCATTGTCGAAGGCCGAAATCGGCCAACCACTTGGGATGTTTTATCTTTACAAAATGTTGGGTATTTTCCAGTCCGAAGCAGATGTGCAAAATTACGTTAGTTCACAGGGGAAAATTATTCAACCGAATGCACTTCCCGGCGATATTATATACGATGACTATAATGATGATGGGATAATATCATCTGAAGACAGGCAGATAGTCGGCAATCCTTGGCCTGCTTTTGAAGCCGGCCTCTCGATAAGTGCAATATACAAAAGTTTTGATTTAAGTATAAACGGCTATGGACGTTTTGGCTATGATGTGTGGAATGGCTCGGCGGCAGCAACAGTTGACTTTACCGGAAATCAGAATAATTTTAACGGTATTGTTCCCTGGACACCCGAAAGACCCGTAACCAATTTTCCACGTATTGTATATGGGGACACAAGAAATTCCCGCGGCGATCAGGATCGTTGGCTCGAAGACGGTTCATTCTATAGAATAAGCGAGATATCATTAGGATATACATTGCCGAATCTGATTTGTGCAAAAATTGGTATTGACAATCTACGTTTAGGTGTTACATTGCAAAATTTGATTACGTTTACAAAATATTCGGGATTAGATCCTGAATTTCGCGATTCGGGAATATTTACACTGTCTTCAGATGGCTGTTCATTCCCCAATCCTCGTGCAGTATTATTTTCATTATCGTTCATGTTCTAA
- a CDS encoding RagB/SusD family nutrient uptake outer membrane protein: MKKFYYSIIFLMFALLSCSESLLDINNENSINSGVFWKTESDIESGVIAIYNMFYRQGTWTRNMHTQMQGMSDDGVSYAGWTELNEYTKFIFTDYNFSEVNTKIWREHYVAIYRANQVLDKIDDVVFADDNHKQDLIGQAKFLRAFYYFYLTALWDNVPLVLHISSADDKPEQKTADEIFTQIEEDLKDAFLKLPATRETNEYGRPTKGAAYGLLAKTYMQHHRYADAITCFEWVIDGEGKNYYDLMPDYGDNFRNTTENNKESLYEIQFSLMNRVGFDQTDNYLDPNAQLGTQIEMNQAPKGLGWNNIEARRWLVDYFKREKTVDNKNDIRLFYSVWYNDAATDFPDKNATVYGLPWSFDATWSDRVFIKKYSTDVYPLYYWNDNNFRILRYSDMLLLYAEALNENSATPPTKAVECLNRVRQRVNLPTIQNSTYYNGSQIIGNKDTFREHLKIERGLELALECVRWIDLKRWGLDNQTVINELKNRDADFNNFIVGKSHCMPIPQSEVDNNPNLSQNTNY, encoded by the coding sequence ATGAAAAAGTTTTATTACAGTATAATATTTTTAATGTTTGCCCTGTTATCATGCAGCGAATCGTTGCTCGATATTAACAACGAAAATTCTATTAACAGTGGCGTGTTTTGGAAAACCGAATCTGATATAGAAAGTGGCGTAATAGCCATTTATAACATGTTTTATCGACAAGGGACATGGACCCGTAATATGCACACACAAATGCAAGGGATGTCAGATGATGGTGTTTCATATGCGGGCTGGACCGAATTGAATGAATATACAAAATTTATCTTTACCGATTATAATTTTAGTGAAGTCAATACTAAAATATGGCGAGAGCATTATGTCGCTATTTATCGGGCAAACCAAGTGCTTGACAAAATTGATGATGTGGTGTTTGCCGATGATAATCACAAGCAGGATTTGATAGGACAGGCAAAGTTTTTGCGTGCATTTTACTATTTTTATTTGACCGCATTGTGGGATAATGTTCCCTTAGTGCTTCATATTTCATCGGCAGATGATAAGCCTGAACAAAAAACAGCAGATGAGATTTTCACCCAAATTGAAGAGGATTTGAAGGATGCCTTTTTAAAACTTCCTGCCACACGAGAGACCAACGAGTATGGACGACCAACTAAAGGAGCAGCCTATGGATTACTTGCAAAAACTTATATGCAGCATCATAGATACGCAGATGCAATTACCTGTTTTGAATGGGTGATAGACGGTGAGGGGAAAAACTATTACGATCTTATGCCTGATTATGGTGACAACTTCCGAAATACTACCGAAAACAATAAAGAATCACTCTATGAGATACAATTTTCATTGATGAATAGAGTAGGGTTCGACCAAACCGACAACTATCTTGACCCTAATGCACAGCTTGGCACTCAAATTGAAATGAATCAAGCCCCAAAAGGTTTGGGTTGGAATAATATTGAAGCCCGACGCTGGCTGGTTGATTATTTCAAACGGGAAAAAACAGTCGATAATAAAAATGATATCCGTTTGTTCTATAGTGTATGGTATAATGATGCTGCAACAGATTTTCCGGATAAAAATGCTACTGTATATGGACTTCCATGGAGTTTCGACGCAACGTGGTCAGACCGTGTATTTATTAAAAAATACAGTACGGATGTTTATCCTTTATATTATTGGAACGACAATAATTTTAGAATATTACGATATTCGGATATGTTATTGTTATATGCAGAGGCATTGAATGAAAACAGCGCTACGCCACCTACAAAAGCGGTGGAATGTTTGAATCGTGTTCGTCAACGTGTGAATTTGCCGACAATTCAAAATAGTACATATTATAATGGATCACAAATTATTGGAAATAAAGACACATTTAGAGAACATCTTAAAATTGAACGTGGCTTGGAACTTGCATTGGAATGTGTGCGCTGGATTGATTTGAAACGCTGGGGATTGGATAATCAAACTGTCATAAACGAGTTGAAAAACAGAGATGCTGATTTTAATAATTTCATAGTGGGAAAATCACATTGTATGCCTATTCCCCAGAGTGAAGTAGATAACAATCCAAATCTTTCGCAAAATACAAATTATTAA
- a CDS encoding GRP family sugar transporter, whose protein sequence is MFIVHNYGLAIIFCFITMLCWGSWGNTQKLAGKTWRYELFYWDYVIGMFLFALIIAFTMGNVGNQGRSFIQDMVQANMNNVGSAILGGVIFNVSNILLAASVSLAGISVAFPLGVGLAMVIGVIINYMGVPKGDPLILFIGVALVAVAIICNGVASGKAGKSSGKSNNNRKGIILAIIAGVVMAFFYRFVAAAMDLNNFENPAQGMLTPYSAIVVFSLGVLLSNFIFNTYAMKYPFVGAAVSYKDYFHGKFPTHLMGILGGAIWCMGTAFSYIAAGKAGAAVSYALGQGAPMIAAIWGIFIWKEFKGSSSRVYVLLSLMFLLFVVGLGLIVLAGAN, encoded by the coding sequence ATGTTTATTGTACACAATTATGGATTAGCAATTATTTTTTGCTTTATTACGATGCTCTGCTGGGGGTCGTGGGGAAATACTCAAAAGTTAGCTGGTAAAACATGGAGATATGAATTGTTTTACTGGGATTACGTTATAGGGATGTTCCTTTTTGCGCTCATTATTGCTTTTACCATGGGCAATGTGGGAAATCAAGGACGTTCTTTCATTCAGGACATGGTACAAGCAAATATGAATAATGTCGGAAGCGCTATTCTTGGTGGAGTTATTTTCAATGTATCCAATATACTGCTTGCCGCATCGGTTTCGCTTGCCGGGATTTCAGTGGCTTTTCCGCTCGGAGTAGGTCTTGCTATGGTAATTGGCGTTATTATAAATTATATGGGTGTGCCAAAGGGAGATCCACTCATTCTTTTCATCGGTGTAGCGCTTGTTGCTGTGGCCATTATTTGTAACGGTGTCGCTTCTGGCAAGGCAGGTAAAAGTTCAGGAAAAAGTAATAACAATCGTAAAGGAATTATACTGGCTATAATAGCGGGTGTGGTCATGGCGTTTTTCTATCGGTTTGTTGCCGCTGCTATGGATCTTAATAATTTTGAAAATCCCGCCCAGGGTATGCTGACACCATATTCTGCCATAGTTGTATTTTCTTTAGGTGTTTTATTAAGCAATTTTATTTTCAACACCTATGCAATGAAATATCCGTTTGTAGGAGCAGCGGTATCTTACAAAGACTATTTTCATGGTAAATTCCCCACCCATCTTATGGGCATACTTGGCGGTGCTATATGGTGTATGGGAACAGCTTTTAGCTATATTGCTGCGGGAAAAGCTGGCGCTGCCGTATCTTATGCATTAGGACAAGGCGCCCCCATGATTGCGGCAATATGGGGTATTTTCATTTGGAAAGAATTTAAAGGCTCCTCAAGCCGTGTTTATGTTTTGTTATCACTTATGTTTTTATTGTTTGTTGTTGGACTTGGGTTAATAGTTTTGGCAGGGGCTAATTAA
- a CDS encoding PfkB family carbohydrate kinase, translated as GDIFNGALAVALAESRSLIEAVHFACKAAAISVTRIGAQSSAPRREEVDMFNEVHCIK; from the coding sequence CGGGCGATATTTTTAATGGCGCTTTAGCGGTTGCTTTGGCCGAAAGCCGCTCGTTGATTGAGGCGGTACATTTTGCTTGTAAGGCAGCTGCCATTTCGGTTACACGCATAGGCGCACAATCGTCGGCGCCACGTAGGGAAGAGGTGGATATGTTTAATGAAGTTCATTGCATTAAATGA